Below is a genomic region from Calliopsis andreniformis isolate RMS-2024a unplaced genomic scaffold, iyCalAndr_principal scaffold0001, whole genome shotgun sequence.
CTTATGCACACTATGAACTAGATATTTTGACTCTGCATCTTGCCAAGGGCTATCTTCTAGCTGCTTCACACCCAAGGAAATTTTAGTATTTTCCTTatctatttttataattttaactTTTCTAGTCTGGCCACAAGCAAAAACTGCAGATGGATGTCTCACTCTACTCCAAGAGATATCTGTAATATGTAGCAATCCATCTATACCTCCCACTACATCTGATTCATGAATACCAACAAATACACCGTAATGAGTGatactttttatttttcctTCTATTATATCGCCTTCAGTTAAAGAttctaaaaatttaattttttcaccAGGGTGCAATTTTTCTAATACCAGCTTTCTTGATACTACAATATTACCTTGCTTCTTATCCATTTTAAGCGCGATGAACTTTTGTTCAGTTTCAATAAGGTGCTTCGCGTCTTTTACTTGCTTCAAATTCACATATTATTCCGTCACCAAGATCAACAATAAAACCACATTTAATTGAGCGTTTAATAACTCCGCTTACTTCAGCTCTTGTAACTGTATCTTCTTCCAACTTATTCCGTTTCTcgtttttaattgctttttcacGGCTAAGAACTCTAAAGGTTTTGCGGgttttatttgaataaaacACACTTGTTTGAACAACAAATAACAGTGTTATATTCTTATTTTTACAGTACAGCCATTAATACAACTTATCTTTGGTTGTTTATATCTCTCTATAATGTAAGAGATCGAAAAAACTGCGTAGCGTCAACCTCTTGCTAGCTTCTGCTTCTATCCGAAAAACGTAAGTGGCGTCAACGTTTTCTTATATAAACTTAACAAGAACAACATAACCAtgataatcttcaattctttccACATAAACTCAAATTTTCAAGCCAACAATGATCTCATCATTACAACAGAGTTCTTTGATCAGAATTCTGCCGTCAGACTTTAAACCAATATCAACCACAACGTCGTTAGGGTTTATTCTTGTAATTACACCTTCTACCACATCTCCTTCTTTAATTTTGTTAACAAAAGAATCTTCAAACAAGGCATTATCTTGATCCTCAAATTGGCCTTGACATATCTCTTCCATAAACTTGTTTGATGATAGCTTTCTGATAGTAACCGGTAGATTTACAACTGGATCATTATTATTCATGCAATGTGATCTTTAATTTAAACTTTATAGGAActcatatattatataatattaataattattgacaaGTAATTTTTCGTTAATACATTTCGAGAATTGTTTAAGCTATATAAAATATAGTGACAAAAATTATGTATGTATCAAGAATATACTATTTAAGAATAGCAAGTGGATTAGATCGTTCTCCAGAAGGTCCAGGTTAAAACCCGGTTTTgatgaaatattgaaaaaatattcTATTCAAATCAGCAAGGAATCTATAGAGAAGATTGTAAATTCACGAAAAAAGAATATGGGTAGAAATAGGCTTTGGCAACGGTGAAAATATGCTTTACCAGGTGCTCAATGAACCTGATCTATTATTTATAGGATGTGAGCCCTACTTAAAGGGGGTTTCTCGCTTGCTAACAAACATAGAAAtacaaaacataaaaaacattataataTGGTCAGACGATGCAAGAGAATTGATTGTAAAGTTTCCTGACAACAGTGTTGAAAGATTCTTTATCCTCTTTCCAAATCCATGGCCAAAAATAAGTCACAATAAAAGACGATTAACTAATacggaatttttaaatttattagcaaaaaaaaaaaaatacttatAACAGGAGAAACATTCATTGCGACCGATCATCAGGACTATACAGATTAGATAGCATCACATATAAAGCAGTGTAACTCTTTAATCTATAAGGAAGATGATTTCACAAGTTATTCTCTTACAAAATACCACAAAAGAGCGCACAAAGATCAGCGTAAAGTAAGGTTCTTTAAAGTAAGTGTTATTAATAATTTGCAGACTATAGATCAATAGAGTTTTTGCATATCTCTTTTACGTTAATCAtagattaaaaataataaaaaaagaaggagAAATAGAGTAAATTCCTTTAACTACTTCTCTTTATGAAGAAATAGTAAATTTTTTAAGTTTCTCTTCAACCGACGAGCTCTCATGAGGAGAGGAGAGTAAAGATCTTTTTTCATGGATATCTTAacacttttttcttcttttgtagTTGGCGGACGAGTAAGAAAATGAACCTTTGGTGCACCACTAATTATTGCCATTGGTGTTTACTCTGCCCCTTCTCCCATAACTAAAACAGCAGATGTTGCAAGTGCATCAAGAAGATTGATTTGTGGTGCTTGCAGTGATTGATTATAAAGATCTGGCTTGCCTATATAGGAATAAAGTGGTTTAAATCCACATCAACCAAGAGCAACGCCCATAACCCCACGACGCATAGGTGTTACATTACTATCTCTAATCAAAATGCCAAGATGTTTTATGCAGTGTTTTGTCTTGAGATAGTTCCATATTGATAGAGCTGTTTTCTGAACATCTTTAGGGTATAAAATATACATTTCATTACCATTTGATTCATCATTGCCAGCAGATGGAATTAACATATTATCTATAATCGTTAAACAGATACTATAAGGATTGTGATCCACATCAACAATTGCCTCAGCTTCTCTTTTGATTAGCTGTTCTTTAGAATAAGCAGTTTTGCAAACTACTTGTTTTTGATAAACGAAAATGATTTTTGATGTGATACCAAGAACAACTTCTTCTCTTAGCAACTCTGAAACATAGCGATCAAGAACCTGCTCTAATACTTCTCCACATTCAATGCAGTGGGTATAAATTGCTTTAACATACATACTATTGCATCAGAAAGTTTCTCATAAAGGTCCTCTTGCCTGTTGTTTCAGGTGGCATAATTTACAATTAAAAGACTTAATGAGCTTCACAATTTTTTCTTCCATCTTTATCACGTGTTAACCTACATATAGTATAATTTTTGTTTTAGCAAGAGCAGTTTTATGCCATCCATCAAGAAATGTTAAGTCAAAATATACATCACCTTTATAAAGTCTGTGAATTTCTGTTATGATAAACTCTGATATTAGATCATACTTCAAAAAAAGGTGCGCTATTTGTGCTCCACCAATCACGAAGACTTTAGAACTACCTTGAATTgacaaaaactcttgcatagaAGAAATAATAGTGCACTTTATACCTCTATTAAAACAAGAACTTAACTCGTTACGAGAAAAAACAACAGGGATATGATCCTTTAATATGCTTTGGGGTATTATCTCAAATGTTTTTCTTCCCACAACAATAACTTGTTTGTCAGTCACCTGACGAAAATGATGTAACTCACTTGCATAATGCCAGGGCAATCCATTATTTATTCCAATTACCCCCTTGGGATCAACAGCCATAAATCCGATAACTATCATCACTGTAAAGCAGCTTGAGCTACAAAAAATTGCATGTGATCACGCACATTATGCACTCGAAGGAAATCAACCTTGTTGTGCAGTGCAGATGATAACGCAATTGTTTCTAAATCTCAGTTAAAGACAGGTTCcgtagaaaaagaagaaataaatgACTTTGTAGAATGACCATCCAGAACTTTGCAGTCAAAACTTTGCAATGCTTCTATATTGTGTAAAAGCCAAATATTCTGATATAGAGATTTTCCAAAACCAATACCAGGATCAataattattgaacattgattaaaaCCTAGAATTAGTAATCTATTAATGTTCCTTTCTGCCCAATGGTTTATGGTACTAGTGTCATCTGGAATGATGTTATCCTTATGTGGTGGTATGGAGAGCAAATGCATAATAACGATGACTTCTGATTGTTTACCCAGGCAATGTTGTAGTGTTCcaaaacatttaaaataacGTCTGGCCAGAAGCTATCAATGCTGACTTTAATATCACCGACTTTCATATACTGATTGAGATTATCAAACACTGGTTTTAAGCATGAATATTCTGCTTTTGGAGTTTGTATTAAGGAGCTAAGTCTTGTTGATTGAGCACCAAGATCAACTATACTTGCACTGTCTGATACTAGTTGCAGTGCTTGCTTGGTTGCTTGATCTGCATCATAATAAGGATCACCATCTGAAATGAATCAAGAGTAATATTGACAATACACACAAGCTCTGGAAAAAGCGTAAAACTCTTTAAAAAACAATCTTGAATGTTAGGGATATCATAAGCAACAGTACCGAACATCTTGCTGATTATTGCAGTATTATCCATAGGGTTTAGCATTGCCATTAAGTGAAGCAAAAATAGTCTGTTTATCAATTCTGGGTGAGGAATTCTAAGATAGGGTCTATCGAGCGTTAGATCATCCCATAACAAAATATACAAATCAATAACGCGAGGTGCCCACTTTTCATAGACCTGCGGATGGCCAATATCACACTCAATTTGTTTTAGACCTTTTAATAGCTCTTCAGGAGAAGAAGAACAACTTCCATAGACAATCATGTTGAGAAATGACTTATCCCACTCAGGTGGTGCACCGTTTGGTAAAATGGCCTTAGTTTCTAGAATGATCGAAGACTTTAAATCTTTAAAATAGCGTTCCTTTAGTAACTGAGCAGCCCTCTGTAAATGGGAAAAGCGATTTCCTATATTTGAGCCAATAGAAATATAGATCATTAGTTATCTTCTTGTTTTCGTAATGTATTACAATAAGTAAAGAGAACACCTCCATACACACCGGAAACGGGTGGTGCAACTTTGTGAGTAGTCACTCTTATGAAAGAAATAATATGTTTTTTTGCACCAAAAGATTATGAATGGCTGTGTATATATCATGTGTTAAGTGGTCGATTATATTGAACTGCTTGCTTTGAACGAGAgattgaatactctgaactaCCTCCAAGTAGCATATAGTATCCTCAAGCCGGCCAGTTGTAAGTCCTAGAGGGGAGGATTTAAAGGTAAAATCAATATTAACACTAACCAATTGAGAATGAAACTTCTCTTCTGCACTATATCCTAAATGAACCCAAAGCCGCAGGTCAGATATCAGAAGAttacattgcattttaataTCACTGAGTTTAATCTACTTACAATTAATAACACACACTAGCGTTCATCATCCCTTCTAGAAAACCCCACAAGAATTTTGCTCCTTTTTTAGCGCCTTGAATGGCTTTCTCTTGCTCTTCTTCGCTTAAGTCTGCAATAGGATTTACACATTCCTCAGAATGCGATTCATCAGCATGCATATGAACCGTAAAAAATTGAAGAGAACGCTCATCACTTATTGAATAGTGTTTTTTAAACCTTCAATTTTAGACTTAGAAACCTCTGGAGTTTGACGTTCATAAGCATAAAGTGCACCCAAGCCGGAAGCAAAGTCTGATCGTACAATATCAAAGTAATCATCAACTAACATCTGTGTCTCTTTAATCTGTGCATCCTTATGGAGATCAGAACGTGTTACACCATGCCCTTCAGCAAAACGTTTCCATAGCTCTGGGTAATTTTCATCACATTGTTCTTCTTCTATCAAATGACCAAGCAAAATTTGTCGCATTTTTAGATCTGGGCACAGAAAAAATGTATACTACTGATATAACGAAGAAGCGCAGCAACGTGGTGATAATGTTCTTTACCATAGGTTTGTAAAGCTTGCAAGCTTAAGCTTCCTGTATTCCATGATTGGTAGAACGGATGATTTAGTAAGTGCAACGCATCTGACTTATTATTCAAAGATTCAGTAATTTCCATCCTTTCCTCTATTATAGCATCATATAGTTCATATACTATAGTTTTCTCATTGTTACGATCATGCTAAGATCAACACAATGGTGGGATTGGTAGGACTCGAACCTACGACCAATTCATTATGAGCGAACTGCTCTAACCGACTGAGCTACAATTccttttatcaatatttataataCACACAAAAGCAAATTTGTCTATTATTGTTGCATCAATAAGATATAACAATCAACAGATTGTTGCACCAATTTTGCGTGTAATTTCCTTACCATCTTGAAATACTATTAAAGTGGGTATAGATTGCACACCATACTTACTTGGCCCTTCATTCCCTTCATCTATGTCGAACTTGCAAATCTTAATCTTGCCTTTTCTGTCTTTAGCCAACTGTTCAATACACGGCATTAGATTTTTACATGGCCCACACCATTCTGCCCAAAAGTCTATCAGAACAAACCCTCTACAGTCAGTGACTTCAGATTTCAAATTTTGATCATTTACTGATATAATGTCATCACTCAGACCATCAATACCCACACTTTCTCTCTCGCAGGTTTCAGATAATATGTCAATTTTAAACTATGACAATATGAGTATGTTCTTATTATTCTGCGTTTTTAACTAAATCTGAGTCCATCCATCGACACCGATTTTGCGTCTTGAAGTAATTGTAAGATCATTTATCGATATTAGTACCTCTAACTGGAGTACAGCTAATTCATGAGTTTAAATAAAGTTTTGACACATTGCGTATACCTTAACTAGTCTG
It encodes:
- the LOC143186515 gene encoding dihydrofolate reductase-like is translated as MIVIGFMAVDPKGVIGINNGLPWHYASELHHFRQVTDKQVIVVGRKTFEIIPQSILKDHIPVVFSRNELSSCFNRGIKCTIISSMQEFLSIQGSSKVFVIGGAQIAHLFLKYDLISEFIITEIHRLYKG
- the LOC143186451 gene encoding folate synthesis bifunctional protein-like; its protein translation is MIYISIGSNIGNRFSHLQRAAQLLKERYFKDLKSSIILETKAILPNGAPPEWDKSFLNMIVYGSCSSSPEELLKGLKQIECDIGHPQVYEKWAPRVIDLYILLWDDLTLDRPYLRIPHPELINRLFLLHLMAMLNPMDNTAIISKMFGTVAYDIPNIQDCFLKNGDPYYDADQATKQALQLVSDSASIVDLGAQSTRLSSLIQTPKAEYSCLKPVFDNLNQYMKVGDIKVSIDSFWPDVILNVLEHYNIAWVLINVQ